A stretch of the Zeugodacus cucurbitae isolate PBARC_wt_2022May chromosome 6, idZeuCucr1.2, whole genome shotgun sequence genome encodes the following:
- the LOC105215963 gene encoding DNA polymerase epsilon subunit 4 — translation MASEELFSAELTEDILNKEDDKEEQLDNVEEESETMADVKETENAEIAEAANGEKVHSTSENGGPEARLFQLPLTRIRNLMKLDPDMNIASTEAVFVVTRSTELFIESLAREAFSYTTQSKKKTVQKRDVDLAISSVDSLMFLDGAMNF, via the exons ATGGCTAGCGAGGAATTATTTAGCGCAGAATTGACTGAAGATATCCTTAACAAAGAAGATGATAAAGAGGAGCAATTGGACAATGTGGAAGAAGAATCCGAAACGATGGCTGATGTTAAAGAAACCGAAAATGCTGAAATAGCAGAAGCGGCTAACGGCG AAAAGGTGCATTCAACAAGTGAAAATGGTGGGCCAGAAGCACGCCTATTCCAGTTGCCACTAACACGTatcagaaatttaatgaaattagacCCAGACATGAATATTGCTTCAACCGAAGCAGTTTTTGTGGTCACGCGTTCAACTGAACTCTTTATAGAATCATTGGCGCGAGAAGCTTTCTCCTACACAACGCAATCGAAGAAAAAAACAGTACAGAAACGTGATGTAGATCTGGCCATTTCATCAGTAGATAGCCTCATGTTCTTAGACGGCGCAATGAATTTCTAG